In one Pelecanus crispus isolate bPelCri1 chromosome 12, bPelCri1.pri, whole genome shotgun sequence genomic region, the following are encoded:
- the CASKIN2 gene encoding caskin-2, with protein sequence MGREQELIQAVKNGDIPGVQKLVAKIKASKSKLLGSAKRLNVNYQDADGFSALHHAALGGSLDLISLLLEAQATVDIKDSNGMRPLHYAAWQGRVEPVRVLLRAAASVNMASLDGQIPLHLSAQYGHYEVSEMLLQHQSNPCLINKAKKTPLDLACEFGRLKVAQLLLNSHLCVALLEGQSKDATDPNYTTPLHLAAKNGHKEIIRQLLKAGIEINKQTKTGTALHEAALYGKTEVVRLLLEGGVDVNIRNTYNQTALDIVNQFTTSHASKDIKQLLREASGILKVRALKDFWNLHDPTALNVRAGDVITVLEQHPDGRWKGHIHDAQKGTDRVGYFPPSIAEVISKRTGMVVPRVAPAHQRQGSPGALPAPGGLQHLPDECPHQAAPSVPAAYGHLTLTRTAPGPDSSAGDRNSVGSEGSIGSIRSAGSGQSTEGTNGQSTSILIENARPLPSTGDDLQQHLLGSEPHNGQLTSTPGPQGHQNLGSCPPGDRVFSHQFLRPEQLLEGKDAEAIYNWLSEFQLESYTANFLNAGYDVPTISRMTPEDLTAIGVTKPGHRKKISTEIGQLSIAEWLPNYIPADLMDWLSAIGLPQYHKKLVNNGYDSITIVTDLTWEDLQEIGINKLGHQKKIMLAVKKLRDLRKSLNQAEATLARRKVPGALDIVTIESLENGECQSPHTPKMMTFQDSELSYELQTAMSNSCHETLGIKSSQGMSRSQESIGVRSRGSGHSQDNVLSRHLSSPSQESLGSGESSSSSGQSCVPPHSKESPASLPGRPSPEPYGKLISPEGLNSYANGGGGSPLKERNLPEGTDQYARPVAQKGAGTPAVTPCTPPQTPSKATAPYVFMYPHVSLKSPTVPSLLGAEQPKTLAHPYPSVSSGQKSSLQASAQKAFSYLHSQCGPAEPPAMPPAAGVAPGAWQAGEQHNGGEGFKYKKRSHSLNRYALSDGEHEEEEGAPTSTLGSYATLTRRPGRSQMPRACLQTDAKVTRSQSFAIRAKRKGPPPPPPKRLSSVSSALAAEADGEQPPDTERQPAAPQDVADAGASPGDASRGRTVKSLAAALEGTPGPSPPKPLLAPKPLHVAQDCLPRADADDESYNGGDTSSAALSNAGRDPFESSKPRRRTFSEPSAPMTEMAAQGGREDACSDTEEEAKPGVSSSSSQNSSSECIPFAEEGNLTIKQRPKPTGHPKTDAAMSDSEPSSQPVEPPCSSGKELAAPAATKEPPVLEFNLTESDTVKRRPRFREREPLQAVLKAFSMAGQAEAGASPAPQYAQAQAVSIAGPAVPAPVPQAGLAGDAFDDDSVEFRIAEIEKSILSLEKGMKKAPSPTKAPSPAELLGTAVVRTPAPDVPTKHTSVASTKLVFSGPKTIYQQVLQTSRHTVAPWAATEAVPDVIGSPAGPGSLMLEAGSKVSAKPSASAPGAALAQQRLEQTNSTLAAALQAAEKKITAEEAESHPGAVHSAKNILEDISNMFDDLADQLDAMLD encoded by the exons agctgctgggatcTGCCAAGCGCCTGAACGTGAACTACCAGGATGCAGATGG GTTCTCGGCGCTGCACCACGCGGCCCTGGGCGGCAGCCTGGACCTCATCtcactgctgctggaggcacagGCCACCGTCGACATCAAGGACAGCAATG GGATGCGCCCACTGCACTACGCGGCCTGGCAGGGGCGTGTGGAGCCGGTGCGGGTGCTGCTGCGTGCTGCTGCCTCCGTCAACATGGCCTCACTGGACGGGCAGATCCCGCTGCACCTCTCGGCGCAGTACGGTCACTACGAGGTG TCGGAGATGCTGCTCCAGCATCAGTCCAACCCCTGCCTCATCAACAAGGCGAAGAAAACCCCCCTGGACCTGGCCTGCGAGTTTGGGCGGCTGAAG GtggcccagctgctgctgaacagcCACCTCTGCGTCGCCCTCCTGGAGGGGCAGTCCAAGGATGCCACCGACCCCAACTACACCACCCCGCTGCACCTGGCAGCCAAGAATGGGCACAAGGAGATCATCAG gcagctgctgaaggCCGGGATCGAGATCAACAAACAGACGAAGACGGGCACAGCCCTGCATGAGGCCGCACTCTACGGCAAAACGGAGGTGGTGCGGTTGCTGCTGGAG GGTGGTGTCGATGTGAACATCAGGAACACCTACAACCAGACAGCGCTGGACATCGTGAACCAGTTCACCACCTCGCACGCTAGCAAGGACATCAAGCAGCTGCTGAGAG AGGCATCAGGAATCCTGAAGGTCCGAGCTTTGAAGGATTTTTGGAACCTCCATGACCCGACTGCTCTCAATGTCCGGGCAGGAGATGTCATCACG GTCCTGGAGCAGCATCCGGATGGGCGATGGAAGGGGCACATCCACGATGCTCAGAAAGGCACCGATCGGGTTGGGTACTTCCCCCCCTCCATCGCCGAAGTTATCAGCAAGCGAACAG GCATGGTTGTCCCCCGTGTGGCACCCGCCCACCAGCGCCAGGGTTCCCCTGGGGCCCTCCCGGCCCCCGGCGGGCTGCAGCACCTCCCCGACGAGTGTCCTCACCAGGCAGCCCCGAGCGTCCCAGCGGCCTATGGCCACCTCACCCTAACCCGGACGGCCCCAGGCCCTGACAGCTCAG CAGGAGACAGGAACAGTGTGGGCAGTGAGGGCAGCATCGGCAGCATCCGCAGTGCCGGCAGCGGCCAGAGCACCGAGGGCACCAACGGACAGAGCACCAGCATCCTCATCGAGAACGCCAGG CCGCTGCCCTCCACCGGCGATGACCTCCAGCAACACCTTTTGGGATCAGAGCCACACAATGGGCAGTTGACCTCCACGCCAG GGCCACAGGGCCACCAGAACCTGGGCAGCTGCCCCCCTGGAGACAGGGTCTTCTCCCACCAGTTCTTGCGGCCTGAGCAGCTCCTTGAGGGGAAG GATGCAGAAGCCATTTACAACTGGCTGAGCGAGTTCCAGCTGGAGTCGTACACTGCCAACTTCCTCAATGCCGGCTACGATGTCCCCACTATCAGCCGCATGACCCCAGAG GATCTGACAGCCATTGGTGTGACCAAACCAGGCCATAGGAAGAAGATCTCCACCGAGATTGGGCAGCTCAGCATTGCTGAGTGGCTGCCCAACTACATCCCG GCTGACCTGATGGACTGGCTCAGTGCCATTGGTTTGCCCCAGTACCACAAAAAGCTGGTGAACAACGGCTACGACTCCATCACCATCGTAACGGACCTGACGTGGGAGGATCTGCAAGAGATCGGCATCAACAAGCTGG GCCACCAGAAGAAGATCATGTTGGCTGTCAAGAAGCTCAGAGACCTCCGCAAAAGCCTCAACCAAGCAGAAGCAACTCTGGCGAGACGCAAGGTCCCTGGTGCCCTGGACATTGTCACCATTGAGTCACTGGAGAATGGGGAGTGCCAGTCCCCACATACCCCCAAAATGATGACCTTCCAGGACAGTGAGCTCAGCTACGAGCTCCAGACGGCCATGTCCAACAGCTGCCATGAGACGCTCGGCATCAAGAGCAGCCAGGGGATGTCACGGAGCCAGGAGAGCATCGGGGTGCGGTCCCGGGGCTCGGGGCACTCGCAGGACAACGTGCTGTCCCGGCACCTCTCCAGCCCCTCGCAGGAGAGCCTGGGCAgcggggagagcagcagcagcagcgggcagTCCTGCGTGCCGCCCCACAGCAAGGAGAGCCCGGCCAGCCTGCCAGGGCGGCCCAGTCCCGAGCCCTATGGGAAGCTCATCTCCCCCGAGGGGCTGAACAGCTATGCCAACGGTGGTGGGGGCAGCCCTCTCAAGGAGAGGAACCTTCCCGAAGGCACGGATCAGTACGCCCGGCCGGTGGCTCAGAAAGGTGCTGGGACACCAGCAGTCACCCCCTGTACCCCTCCCCAGACCCCCAGCAAGGCGACAGCCCCATACGTCTTCATGTACCCGCATGTCTCCTTGAAATCCCCGACGGTCCCTTCCCTCCTGGGAGCGGAGCAGCCCAAGACCCTGGCACACCCATACCCCTCTGTCTCCTCTGGACAGAAGAGCAGCCTGCAAGCGTCAGCCCAAAAAGCCTTCTCCTACCTGCACAGCCAGTGCGGCCCTGCGGAGCCACCCGCTATGCCGCCCGCGGCTGGGGTGGCCCCGGGCGCCtggcaggctggggagcagcacaACGGGGGCGAAGGCTTCAAGTACAAGAAGCGTTCACACAGCCTGAACCGCTACGCACTGTCGGACGGGGagcatgaggaggaggagggggcacCCACGAGCACCCTGGGCTCCTATGCCACCCTGacgcggcggccgggccgcagCCAGATGCCACGGGCCTGTCTGCAGACAGATGCCAAGGTGACCCGCAGCCAGTCCTTTGCCATCCGGGCCAAGCGCAAGGGCCCTCCGCCGCCACCTCCCAAGCGCCTCAGCTCCGTCTCCAGTGCCCTCGCAGCTGAGGCAGATGGTGAGCAGCCCCCTGACACCGAGCggcagcccgcagccccccaggacGTGGCTGATGCGGGTGCCAGCCCCGGTGATGCCAGCCGTGGCAGGACGGTGAAGAGCCTGGCGGCTGCACTGGAGGGGACACCGGGGCCGAGTCCACCCAAGCCCCTCCTGGCCCCGAAACCGCTGCACGTGGCTCAGGACTGTCTCCCCAGGGCAGATGCGGACGATGAGTCCTATAATGGCGGTGACACCAGCAGCGCCGCACTTTCCAATGCCGGCAGGGACCCCTTTGAGAGCAGCAAGCCACGGAGACGGACATTCAGCGAGCCCAGTGCTCCCATGACAGAGATGGCTGCACAGGGCGGGCGGGAAGACGCCTGCTCGGACACGGAGGAGGAGGCCAAGCCGGGGgtctcctcctcatcctcccagaACAGCTCCAGCGAGTGCATCCCCTTTGCAGAAGAAGGCAACTTAACCATCAAACAGCGGCCAAAGCCCACTGGGCACCCCAAGACCGATGCAGCCATGTCGGACTCAGAGCCCAGTTCCCAGCCAGTGGAGCCCCCCTGCTCCTCTGGGAAGGAGCTGGCAGCACCTGCTGCCACCAAGGAGCCGCCTGTGCTGGAGTTCAACCTCACCGAGTCGGACACGGTGAAGCGCCGGCCCCGCTTCAGGGAGCGGGAGCCACTGCAGGCGGTGCTGAAGGCGTTCAgcatggcagggcaggctgaggcgggggccagccctgcaccccagtACGCCCAGGCCCAAGCAGTGAGCATCGCGGGCCCCGCCGTGCCAGCACCGGTGCCgcaggctgggctggctggggatGCCTTTGACGATGACAGTGTAGAGTTCAGGATTGCCGAGATAGAGAAAAGCATCTTGTCGCTGGAGAAGGGGATGAAGAAGGCACCAAGCCCCACcaaagcccccagccccgcggagTTGCTTGGCACCGCCGTGGTGAGGACACCTGCTCCAG ACGTCCCCACCAAGCACACCTCCGTGGCATCCACCAAGCTAGTCTTCTCTGGGCCCAAGACCATCTACCAGCAGGTCCTGCAGACCTCCCGCCACACTGTTGCTCCCTGGGCGGCCACTGAGGCGGTGCCGGATGTGATCGGGTCCCCGGCCGGTCCTGGCTCGCTGATGCTGGAGGCGGGCAGCAAGGTGTCAGCGAAGCCATCGGCATctgccccgggggctgccctggcccagCAGCGGCTGGAGCAGACCAACTCCACGCTGGCTGCCGCGCTGCAGGCGGCCGAGAAGAAGATCACGGCGGAGGAGGCGGAGAG ccaccccggGGCCGTGCACTCAGCCAAGAACATCCTGGAAGACATCAGCAACATGTTCGATGACCTGGCCGACCAGCTGGACGCGATGCTGGACTGA